One stretch of Pyrenophora tritici-repentis strain M4 chromosome 4, whole genome shotgun sequence DNA includes these proteins:
- a CDS encoding DUF3984 multi-domain protein has product MEPPRSTSRSRRSYPNLQNLSIAPLSAKYPLDASVPPSPDEQVTTTPRTSYIVQKSAPATPGVLSLSQSRSTSRQRQKKAYAYDSYFMTPSSEVREIGDIPKAKSTSMLHPGVSFADEIEEGETEKKRHHTRKGTAPLPLRSPSIKHHTKESNDEWFHRAGLAIAGEMRDSKGQGWLVRRESSTSLVGESDPFDQHHVHDDRRMALLSGEHLGDAEFPSFFSQRNSRAGSRLPSRVGSRVPSARQSRRGSRVGSRVDLMTGFKNQSGRPNFDISELEERFIEPDFIEADEESDGDEEEVARLARERGFGLGGWMDSLLGWSLFSVDEDREGSSDDDDDMEGSTGLRLDNISAEELKLRREVEAKRRKLERETIIAASALNRREGDASESSRPSTADKPPPANEEGGGWQDAAWLLSVASKALF; this is encoded by the coding sequence ATGGAGCCTCCCCGGTCAACCTCGCGCTCGCGCCGCTCCTACCCGAACCTCCAAAATCTCTCCATCGCACCATTGAGTGCCAAATACCCCCTCGATGCATCGGTTCCTCCCTCACCCGATGAGCAAGTTACCACCACACCGCGAACATCCTACATTGTGCAAAAGTCTGCACCCGCAACACCAGGCGTATTGAGTCTTAGCCAGAGCCGTAGTACCTCTCGGCAGCGGCAGAAGAAGGCATACGCATACGACAGCTATTTCATGACACCCAGTTCCGAAGTGCGAGAAATTGGCGACATACCAAAGGCAAAGAGCACGAGCATGTTACATCCAGGTGTCAGTTTTGCAGACGAAATAGAAGAAGGAGAAACCGAGAAGAAGAGACATCATACGCGGAAGGGCACGGCACCTCTACCTCTACGCTCACCAAGCATCAAGCACCACACTAAAGAGTCCAATGACGAATGGTTCCACCGTGCGGGATTGGCAATCGCCGGAGAGATGAGAGATAGCAAGGGCCAAGGGTGGCTTGTGAGGCGGGAGAGTTCAACAAGTCTAGTCGGGGAGAGCGATCCCTTCGACCAGCACCATGTCCACGACGACCGACGCATGGCTCTTCTCTCAGGCGAACATCTCGGCGACGCCGAATTTccctccttcttctctcAGCGCAATTCTAGAGCCGGAAGCCGTCTGCCAAGCCGCGTGGGCTCCCGCGTACCCAGCGCCCGCCAGAGCCGAAGGGGAAGTAGAGTTGGCAGCCGGGTGGATCTCATGACAGGTTTCAAGAACCAATCCGGACGCCCCAACTTTGACATTTCAGAGCTGGAAGAACGCTTCATCGAGCCCGACTTTATCGAAGCGGACGAGGAGTCTGACGGCGATGAGGAAGAAGTCGCACGCCTGGCGCGTGAACGCGGGTTCGGTCTTGGGGGCTGGATGGACAGTTTACTTGGATGGTCGCTGTTCTCCGTCGATGAGGATAGAGAGGGGTCTTctgatgacgacgatgatatGGAGGGTAGTACTGGTTTGCGCCTCGACAATATCTCAGCAGAGGAACTCAAACTCCGCCGCGAGGTGGAAGCTAAGAGGCGCAAACTTGAGCGCGAAACTATCATTGCCGCTTCGGCGTTGAATCGCCGCGAGGGCGATGCAAGTGAGAGTAGTAGACCTAGCACTGCAGATAAGCCGCCGCCTGCGAATGAGGAAGGTGGCGGATGGCAGGATGCTGCATGGCTGTTGAGTGTAGCATCAAAGGCCCTGTTTTGA
- a CDS encoding Protein tyrosine/serine phosphatase has product MSGRDVNTDTPSGQGQNIQENLYDRIREFVASLGLSASDGLIQHAGDTTHEDLKVVINPQDQECSVAFTTASYGTLTPASSIRSAPDRLQSLIPPFNYGAVIPGCVYRSGYPKEENFGFLKELGIKTILTLVPEPISPAYQNFMKEAGIQHFHAHIRANKGEVRVESCEMSRALRLIMDRANHPILVHCNKGKHRTGCTIACFRRVLGVDPETVREEYHTYAGPKARFLDEVFFENFDLNLVMWIARQEGWVAPQIDIAPPTPPASITSSVGAKTVALA; this is encoded by the coding sequence ATGTCTGGCAGAGACGTGAATACTGATACGCCCTCTGGCCAGGGCCAAAATATTCAAGAGAACCTCTACGATAGAATTAGGGAGTTTGTCGCCTCTCTTGGACTCTCTGCAAGCGATGGTCTTATCCAACACGCCGGCGATACAACACATGAAGACTTGAAAGTTGTCATCAACCCTCAAGATCAAGAATGCTCTGTCGCCTTCACAACAGCGTCCTATGGTACGCTCACACCGGCAAGCTCCATCCGCTCAGCACCAGACCGCCTACAATCTTTGATCCCTCCTTTCAACTACGGTGCTGTTATTCCTGGCTGCGTCTACCGTAGCGGCTATCCAAAGGAGGAGAACTTTGGTTTCCTGAAAGAGCTTGGGATCAAGACAATCCTGACGCTTGTCCCTGAGCCTATTTCGCCCGCATACCAGAACTTCATGAAGGAGGCTGGGATCCAGCACTTTCATGCTCACATCCGGGCCAACAAGGGCGAGGTCCGCGTCGAGTCGTGCGAGATGTCACGAGCTCTGCGTCTTATCATGGATCGCGCCAATCACCCCATTCTTGTCCACTGCAACAAGGGAAAGCACCGGACCGGTTGCACTATCGCCTGCTTCCGCCGAGTCCTGGGAGTCGACCCCGAGACCGTGCGCGAAGAATACCACACCTACGCTGGTCCGAAGGCCCGCTTCCTAGATGAAGTTTTCTTCGAGAACTTCGATCTCAACCTCGTCATGTGGATTGCGCGGCAAGAGGGATGGGTGGCGCCCCAGATCGACATTGCACCGCCCACGCCACCTGCGTCGATCACTTCGAGTGTTGGTGCTAAGACCGTGGCATTGGCCTAG
- a CDS encoding SPS1, Serine/threonine protein kinase: MVDPNAVLTAEGDPRHAATPWEPASSMCYLSHQDPVDENDCTPRSELPSVPDALNASLLSHIHTLDPEPSYFSPQPLRIYSSPIPHDTPPASSNPSPSSSAHASHSSLTKLHHDAQHSQAPLVPLHDRPTFMRDLSTASTASNLTLRASSVDPQSPYPLPLPTRQRDGPVYPNQSYAALHLQQYPQPHVPPIVRSRSSHPSHSAANSLSSLGAFGLSHDHYKDIMESAPRTVGNSPVSSPGLFNPSKRRSSQDPDQQTDDGTYSTPWLHHTHRQAPKETHIADVQADPVSGRKIVNQYEIIDELGRGVHGKVKLGKDLVHGRYVAIKIVDRYSKRRRLGKNNSHEDKIKREIAILKKARHPNIVSLLEVIDDPAKKKVYIVLEHVELGEVKWRTEGAREICLVEWRRFKRESQGIFDNDSAILEDERIIRVAHQKLARQQRRLAKEAYLRRKDGLSNPAWSLEFGIDSEDEYSETGRASQASSRDDDRTPNRVHFRERQDGAGHHDDHMETAFRSPEPMNNSYVDGLEGTMYGAYDNDLLRGRVPSIAGSSSSRLTDPDEEIPEHFNYVPLMTTHAAWEAFKDTVLGIEYLHYQNVIHRDIKPANLLVTREHRIKISDFGVSYLGRQKTDESNGEQSESDYQEVDEAIELAKTVGTPAFYAPELCRTEIDSETPLIDGGIDVWALGVTLYCLIYGRVPFHDTNTFTLMKVISEDEPYIPRFRLKPVAEHSNSRPNSHSRNNQPMMSSKRAPHDLEYEEVDENLRDLLRRLLIKDARHRITIPEIKRHPWLLSGIPNHISWAEETDPSRSFDGRKIQISKEDVEEAVVPIGFVDRLRSAAKKTSEFVKGFTTRSSGSRRRAQSSAANQDAPPSITANSSSSTISQDARPYEGRRGSLAPGAILEILTRSRESDHPLSHSVTASPEAKELSRYFDSPNSRTASPAQHEFQRPHMQDRALSSISTIRQADLLPGRSASPNFPPALPGTPMALDTPGGSQLGGLFGGLPRRVVNSMRSKDKLKPPKEHSRARSIDRLVGGDDDAHGVPSLAISTTCASGQVNQPDALRDLSPTARTSSPCNSEAQSGGRLDPSSRQSSLSSLSSRLHRNWAAANELEIGPTLGFADPRLVPQRLRPTDRRPSSPSVIARERSEDRFDRAKDDS, encoded by the exons ATGGTAGACCCAAATGCCGTCCTGACAGCCGAAGGGGATCCACGCCACGCAGCAACGCCATGGGAGCCAGCCTCATCCATGTGCTACCTGTCCCA TCAGGACCCCGTTGATGAGAACGACTGCACGCCCCGCTCCGAACTGCCTTCGGTACCAGACGCCCTCAACGCTTCGCTGCTCTCGCACATTCACACCCTCGACCCGGAACCGTCGTACTTTTCGCCGCAGCCCCTCCGCATCTACTCGTCGCCCATCCCCCACGACACGCCGCCCGCTTCCTCCAACCCCTCGCCCAGCAGCAGCGCGCATGCCTCACACAGCTCCCTCACCAAACTTCACCACGACGCCCAGCACTCCCAAGCACCCCTCGTCCCGCTCCACGACCGCCCTACCTTCATGCGAGATCTGTCGACCGCATCCACGGCTAGCAACCTGACGTTACGGGCCAGCTCAGTCGACCCTCAGAGCCCGTaccccctccccctccccaCACGCCAGCGCGATGGTCCCGTCTACCCCAACCAGTCGTATGCTGCCCTGCATCTCCAGCAGTACCCGCAGCCACACGTGCCTCCCATTGTGCGCTCCCGCAGCTCCCACCCCTCGCACTCGGCCGCCAACTCGCTATCCAGCTTGGGTGCCTTTGGTCTCTCCCACGACCACTACAAGGACATTATGGAGTCTGCCCCGCGCACTGTCGGCAACTCTCCTGTCAGCAGTCCCGGCTTGTTCAACCCGTCCAAGCGCCGCTCTTCTCAGGACCCTGACCAGCAGACAGACGACGGAACCTACTCGACCCCCTGGCTGCACCACACGCATAGACAGGCGCCCAAGGAGACACACATTGCAGACGTGCAGGCTGACCCCGTTTCCGGTCGTAAGATAGTGAACCAGTATGAGATCATCGATGAGCTGGGAAGAGGCGTGCATGGCAAAGTCAAGCTCGGCAAGGACCTGGTCCACGGCCGCTATGTCGCCATCAAGATCGTCGACCGCTACTCTAAACGTCGACGTCTGGGCAAGAACAACAGTCACGAGGACAAGATCAAGCGTGAAATTGCCATTCTCAAAAAGGCCCGTCACCCCAACATCGTCAGCTTGCTCGAGGTCATAGACGACCCGGCTAAGAAGAAGGTCTACATTGTACTTGAGCACGTCGAGCTGGGTGAAGTCAAGTGGAGGACCGAAGGCGCTCGCGAAATCTGTCTCGTCGAGTGGCGTCGTTTCAAGCGGGAGTCTCAGGGCATCTTCGACAATGACAGTGCAATACTGGAAGACGAGAGGATCATACGTGTCGCCCACCAGAAGCTTGCTCGTCAGCAACGTCGGCTGGCCAAGGAGGCGTACCTTCGTCGTAAAGACGGCTTGTCCAACCCTGCCTGGAGTCTTGAGTTTGGAATCGACTCCGAAGACGAATACTCCGAGACTGGCCGTGCTTCTCAGGCGTCTAGCCGTGATGACGACCGCACGCCCAACCGTGTTCACTTTCGTGAACGACAAGACGGCGCGGGCCACCATGATGACCACATGGAGACGGCTTTCCGCTCTCCTGAGCCAATGAACAACTCCTATGTTGACGGACTTGAGGGAACAATGTATGGTGCCTACGACAACGACCTATTGCGGGGGCGCGTGCCGAGCATTGCTGGCAGCTCGTCATCCCGTCTCACTGACCCTGACGAGGAGATACCCGAACACTTCAACTATGTTCCCCTCATGACCACCCATGCAGCTTGGGAAGCCTTCAAGGATACCGTGCTCGGCATCGAGTACTTGCACTATCAAAATGTCATCCACCGCGACATCAAGCCAGCCAACCTTCTCGTTACTCGGGAGCACCGCATCAAGATCTCCGACTTTGGTGTGTCGTATCTGGGACGGCAAAAGACGGATGAAAGCAACGGCGAGCAATCAGAATCCGACTACCAAGAGGTCGACGAAGCCATCGAACTAGCAAAAACTGTTGGCACCCCCGCCTTCTACGCTCCTGAGCTCTGTCGCACAGAGATCGACTCTGAGACTCCCCTCATTGACGGCGGTATCGACGTATGGGCCCTGGGTGTCACACTCTACTGCCTCATCTACGGTCGCGTGCCCTTTCATGACACCAACACCTTCACTTTGATGAAAGTCATTAGTGAAGACGAGCCCTACATACCAAGGTTCCGATTGAAGCCTGTTGCCGAACACTCCAACTCGCGACCCAACTCACACTCCCGCAACAATCAACCAATGATGAGCAGTAAGAGAGCTCCACACGATCTAGAATACGAGGAGGTTGATGAGAACCTACGCGATCTTCTTCGACGTTTGTTGATCAAGGATGCACGACACCGCATTACTATACCAGAGATCAAACGCCACCCATGGCTACTGTCTGGTATACCCAACCACATCTCCTGGGCTGAAGAGACCGACCCGAGCAGATCGTTCGACGGCCGGAAGATTCAGATTTCCAAAGAGGACGTCGAGGAGGCCGTTGTTCCCATCGGCTTCGTCGATCGTCTTCGCTCAGCTGCCAAGAAAACATCAGAGTTTGTCAAAGGCTTCACAACTCGCAGTTCGGGTTCAAGACGCCGCGCTCAGAGCTCCGCAGCGAATCAGGACGCACCTCCCAGCATCACCGCAAACTCTTCAAGCAGCACCATCAGCCAGGATGCTCGCCCATATGAGGGCAGACGTGGTAGCCTGGCACCTGGCGCCATCTTGGAGATTCTGACGCGCTCACGTGAGTCAGATCACCCTTTGTCGCACAGTGTCACCGCCAGCCCAGAGGCAAAGGAGCTTTCCAGGTACTTTGACAGTCCGAATTCTCGGACTGCATCGCCTGCACAACACGAGTTTCAGCGACCGCACATGCAGGACCGGGCTCTTTCGTCAATAAGCACAATACGCCAAGCAGATCTGCTCCCCGGTCGATCAGCCTCACCCAACTTCCCTCCGGCTTTGCCTGGTACTCCGATGGCCCTGGACACCCCGGGTGGATCGCAGCTAGGTGGCCTGTTTGGTGGTCTTCCTCGACGTGTTGTTAACAGCATGAGAAGCAAAGACAAACTAAAGCCCCCAAAAGAACATAGTCGGGCCAGGTCGATCGATAGACTAGTCGGAGGAGACGATGATGCACATGGTGTTCCAAGCCTCGCCATCAGCACCACATGTGCTTCTGGTCAAGTCAACCAGCCCGACGCCCTGAGAGATCTTTCTCCTACCGCGCGGACTTCCTCACCCTGCAATTCAGAGGCTCAGTCCGGTGGTCGTCTCGATCCCTCATCCCGCCAATCATCATTGTCCTCGTTGTCTTCTCGACTGCACAGGAACTGGGCAGCCGCTAACGAGCTTGAAATTGGCCCGACTTTGGGCTTCGCAGACCCTCGCTTAGTGCCGCAACGGCTTCGCCCCACTGACCGGAGACCTTCTAGCCCGTCAGTAATCGCACGAGAGAGGTCAGAGGATCGTTTTGACCGCGCAAAGGACGA CTCGTGA
- a CDS encoding DUF1421 multi-domain protein, translating into MPQLQISTITLTTFKDVLSRYSATVPEKLRDLDTQRYDAIPTAVATRADSEKHLTKDEVEKLVGWKLKHGTFRPALLGLVQSNTSQTVEDTTRKAYKALFDDKTAHANALPALKTLVELRGIGPATASLLLSVLEPTEVPFFSDELFRWCAWDDEGKAGKGWQRKVKYNMKEYETVVQRVEKLRVRLGEKGNESVRAVDIERVAWVLGKEGRDVGVVDGEEEDVKTQGAEVSEQAEGEEKERETAVDEDVRVEKEKERKPAVKKGAKRKATDGKPTAEGTRKRSRVKKT; encoded by the exons ATGCCGCAATTACAAATCAGCACCATTACCCTCACGACCTTCAAAGACGTGTTATCCCGCTATAGCGCGACTGTACCAGAGAAACTACGCGACCTAGACACGCAGCGCTACGACGCCATACCCACAGCCGTAGCGACAAGAGCAGACAGCGAGAAACACCTCACAAAGGACGAAGTCGAAAAGCTGGTAGGATGGAAACT CAAGCACGGCACCTTCCGTCCAGCACTCTTAGGTCTAGTCCAAAGCAACACCTCGCAAACGGTGGAAGACACTACAAGAAAAGCATATAAAGCGCTCTTTGACGACAAAACAGCTCACGCGAATGCCCTTCCTGCGCTGAAGACCCTGGTAGAGTTGAGGGGTATTGGACCGGCAACTGCGTCCCTATTGCTATCTGTTCTGGAACCTACTGAGGTGCCTTTCTTTTCTGACGAGCTGTTTCGCTGGTGTGCGTGGGATGATGAGGGCAAGGCAGGGAAGGGGTGGCAGAGGAAGGTCAAGTATAACATGAAGGAGTATGAGACAGTGGTGCAGAGGGTGGAGAAGTTGAGGGTGAGGCTGGGTGAGAAGGGGAATGAGAGTGTGAGGGCGGTGGATATTGAGAGGGTTGCTTGGGTACTGGGGAAAGAGGGGAGGGATGTTGGGGTGGTGGAtggagaggaggaggatgtGAAGACGCAGGGGGCAGAAGTGAGTGAACAAGCCGAGGgagaagagaaagagaggGAAACTGCAGTGGACGAAGATGTGCGAGTTGAGAAAGAAAAGGAGAGAAAGCCGGCAGTGAAGAAGGGTGCCAAGCGCAAAGCTACAGACGGCAAACCAACTGCTGAGGGTACACGGAAGAGAAGTCGTGTAAAGAAGACGTAG
- a CDS encoding JmjC multi-domain protein gives MPAARPRASFEPIPPDFDVRTFVETADNFQYVDRISYEMIANNGVEAFEKLVLLHVVIGGKPLVIDGFEEVLDPWTFTPSWLRDNHGDKIENAHNLTTKENIPLTIKHYLKHMTKLTEQFFDGTDKWRDKARQRIYLKDIDCPQVWQDKLKENIPSGLFYLNESTGEPGGPGALDEFGGRKGRGIGRAGDLMSSLPPEMRAENLMCYIGHEGTYTPSHREMCASLGQNIMVNASGTISEDGKSERPGSSIWFMTESKDRHVVSEYWLSILGHDIEVENHFAQLIAWKKAPFQTYVVEQRLGDFILIPPLAPHQVWNRGTRTMKIAWNRTTVETLELALNEALPNSRVVCRDEQYKNKAIIYYTLLKYSNLIKSARAQVEAGGEQAEAIQRSVKIKQVQKDFKKLFDLYKVILLSEMFAPDSREHPEFLPYDSNVTCAYCRCNIFNRFLSCKTCKNLFSSEIEEPYDVCMDCYCMGRSCACQSGYTWVEQWKWKDLIHKYEEWRAKIIDIDGYVNEKTPLPLQEERRYLGKKTLAQVCQEQLRVRPFVDIKNPQPEGASEDDEPIVDEYGNVKKVSKKKSRQWQAKHKSCHFCLHRHPKWKMAFCSSCDLAYCYGTLFRAHDMMPLNVMEAHNWKCPHCHRVCNTGACRRDPRQHPYEPKGTLLGHDTKKVADIRSVECLVDFGISNLNWLREEEGMAQTVMQRRMQQAEMDKMADPSLDARFMEDDDHAYTRYGITYSPAEDTHGNMNENGGPSQLLGTNGDSYFPDPDMDNEIPRLGQKRGHEEDEEADGNRRKKTKGKKKKDEDAQPLQPKNASGKQYQKEVQRKLLEEAKREDRFILVAARMKGKSKVVRLSLRTGLLEQIRQRPEPERPKVLRQMTSEEVEMSGDMRSILQSDVVPKPNALKSVAEKEKDAKTYRVRVEEDGAYSTRKRNPEGSGTAKPGRPRGSRRFEEITLDSDEEFAAEDGEPEQMGRPRGRASNWLARRNEDEEDLPTELPTNFREGDLRPSREKERRKTMPTISKAGIRPVGRPPKNPQQDITGGISGHPSDEDGIHEDDESNETFLLAQQAAAAALEAQRLEEEAKARAEAEAREAQENLRAKMALFPGSDDDDQLLDNFLGDLPVEEDSVEDEVQPEHVQSTYAQPSNTIPSGLNGKQTNFVAVSANRNGNTTPSSRSASIAKKASAINLSDTESDDEIPATAPIIKRPLGRPPGRSSMVPTRGSSTGKRGRGRPRKAA, from the exons ATGCCGGCTGCGCGCCCTCGGGCTTCCTTCGAGCCTATACCACCTGACTTTGATGTGCGCACATTTGTCGAAACGGCAGACAACTTCCAATATGTCGACCGTATATCCTATGAGATGATCGCGAACAATGGCGTAGAAGCCTTCGAGAAACTTGTCCTTTTGCACGTTGTTATAGGTGGAAAGCCTCTGGTGATTGACGGTTTTGAGGAAGTGCTGGATCCTTGGACCTTCACGCCCTCCTGGCTGCGCGACAACCATGGCGACAAAA TTGAGAACGCGCACAACCTCACCACGAAAGAGAATATACCTCTGACTATCAAACACTACCTCAAGCACATGACCAAATTGACCGAGCAGTTCTTCGACGGAACCGACAAATGGCGAGACAAGGCCCGTCAGCGCATATATCTGAAGGATATAGATTGTCCACAAGTGTGGCAAGACAAGCTGAAAGAAAATATTCCCTCAGGATTGTTCTATCTGAACGAGAGCACTGGCGAACCCGGCGGCCCCGGAGCCTTGGACGAGTTCGGTGGTCGCAAAGGACGAGGCATTGGGCGGGCGGGAGATCTCATGAGCAGCCTACCACCAGAGATGCGCGCCGAGAACCTCATGTGCTACATTGGACATGAAGGCACCTATACCCCCTCTCATCGAGAGATGTGCGCCTCTCTCGGTCAGAATATCATGGTGAACGCTTCAGGGACTATCAGTGAAGACGGCAAATCCGAACGCCCAGGTTCATCCATCTGGTTCATGACGGAGAGCAAGGACCGCCATGTTGTCTCCGAGTACTGGCTTTCTATATTAGGACACGACATCGAGGTCGAGAACCACTTTGCACAGCTCATCGCATGGAAGAAGGCCCCATTCCAAACCTACGTTGTTGAGCAGCGGCTGGGCGATTTTATTCTCATACCACCATTGGCTCCCCATCAAGTGTGGAACCGCGGCACTAGAACTATGAAGATTGCATGGAACCGAACAACCGTCGAGACTCTGGAACTCGCACTAAACGAAGCCTTGCCTAACTCACGTGTCGTTTGCCGAGATGAGCAGTACAAGAACAAAGCCATCATCTACTATACCCTCCTCAAGTATTCTAATCTCATCAAATCCGCTCGTGCGCAGGTAGAAGCAGGCGGAGAACAAGCAGAGGCGATTCAACGATCTGTCAAGATAAAACAAGTCCAGAAAGACTTCAAGAAGCTCTTTGACTTGTACAAAGTCATTCTTCTATCAGAGATGTTTGCGCCGGACTCGCGAGAGCATCCCGAATTCCTTCCGTACGACAGTAACGTGACGTGTGCGTACTGCAGGTGTAACATCTTCAATCGATTCTTGAGTTGCAAGACTTGCAAGAACCTATTCAGCTCAGAGATTGAAGAGCCTTACGACGTCTGCATGGACTGCTATTGCATGGGTCGAAGCTGTGCATGTCAATCAGGCTACACGTGGGTAGAGCAGTGGAAGTGGAAAGACTTGATTCACAAGTATGAGGAATGGCGGGCCAAGATCATCGACATCGATGGTTATGTCAATGAGAAGACACCATTGCCCCTACAAGAAGAGCGACGATATCTAGGCAAGAAGACATTGGCTCAAGTCTGCCAAGAGCAGCTGCGAGTTCGACCCTTTGTCGACATCAAGAACCCACAACCCGAAGGCGCATCCGAGGATGACGAGCCGATCGTGGACGAGTACGGAAACGTCAAGAAGGTCTCCAAAAAGAAGTCAAGACAGTGGCAAGCTAAGCATAAGTCTTGTCACTTTTGTCTTCACCGGCATCCTAAATGGAAAATGGCTTTCTGCTCGAGCTGCGATTTGGCATATTGTTACGGCACCTTGTTCCGAGCACATGACATGATGCCGCTAAATGTAATGGAGGCCCACAACTGGAAATGTCCACATTGCCACAGAGTCTGTAACACTGGCGCATGTCGGCGCGATCCTAGGCAACACCCATACGAGCCCAAGGGAACTCTACTTGGCCACGACACCAAGAAGGTTGCTGACATACGTTCCGTGGAATGCCTGGTGGACTTTGGCATATCGAACCTCAATTGGTTGCGGGAAGAAGAGGGTATGGCCCAGACTGTAATGCAGCGACGGATGCAGCAGGCAGAAATGGACAAGATGGCGGATCCCTCTCTCGATGCGAGATTTATGGAGGATGACGATCACGCGTATACCAGATATGGAATCACCTATTCCCCTGCTGAGGACACTCACGGAAATATGAACGAAAATGGAGGGCCCTCTCAGCTCCTGGGGACCAATGGTGACTCTTACTTTCCTGATCCTGACATGGACAACGAGATCCCACGTCTGGGTCAGAAGCGCGGCCAtgaagaagacgaggaagCAGACGGAAACCGTCGGAAGAAAACCAAGGGCAAGAAAAAGAAGGACGAAGATGCACAACCGCTCCAACCAAAGAATGCATCTGGCAAGCAATACCAGAAGGAAGTACAGAGGAAGCTTCTTGAAGAGGCCAAACGCGAAGACAGATTCATTCTGGTTGCCGCTAGGATGAAGGGCAAATCTAAGGTCGTAAGGCTGTCTTTGCGTACGGGTCTTCTCGAGCAGATCCGCCAACGACCCGAACCGGAACGCCCAAAGGTCTTGAGACAGATGACTTCAGAAGAGGTTGAGATGTCTGGTGACATGCGGTCCATCCTGCAGTCGGATGTCGTGCCCAAGCCGAATGCGCTCAAGAGCGTAGCCGAAAAGGAGAAGGATGCGAAGACATATCGCGTTCGTGTAGAGGAAGATGGAGCATACTCGACAAGGAAACGCAATCCTGAAGGCAGTGGCACCGCAAAGCCTGGAAGACCTCGTGGTTCTAGACGATTCGAAGAGATCACACTCGATTCAGACGAGGAGTTTGCCGCTGAAGACGGCGAGCCAGAACAAATGGGCCGACCACGTGGAAGAGCATCGAACTGGCTAGCTCGCCGGaatgaagatgaagaagacCTACCAACAGAGCTGCCGACGAACTTCAGGGAGGGTGATCTGAGACCCAGTCGAGAAAAGGAACGTCGAAAGACTATGCCCACAATATCAAAGGCAGGGATCAGACCGGTTGGAAGGCCACCAAAGAACCCACAACAAGACATCACGGGCGGTATATCCGGACACCCATCTGATGAAGATGGTATCCACGAGGACGATGAGTCCAATGAGACATTTCTCCTCGCACAGCaggctgctgctgctgcccTCGAAGCGCAACGCCTTGAGGAGGAGGCGAAAGCACGTGCCGAGGCTGAAGCTCGAGAGGCTCAGGAGAATCTTCGTGCGAAGATGGCCTTGTTCCCAGGATCAGATGACGACGACCAACTTCTTGACAACTTTCTTGGAGATTTACCAGTCGAGGAAGACTCAGTTGAAGATGAGGTCCAACCTGAGCATGTTCAGTCTACATACGCGCAACCTAGTAACACAATCCCAAGTGGCTTGAACGGTAAACAGACAAACTTTGTTGCGGTATCTGCCAATCGAAACGGCAATACTACACCATCATCAAGGTCTGCATCGATTGCCAAAAAGGCATCAGCGATCAACCTCTCGGATACTGAGAGTGACGACGAGATTCCCGCGACTGCGCCCATAATCAAGAGACCTTTAGGCAGGCCACCTGGTCGATCTTCCATGGTCCCCACGAGAGGTTCAAGCACTGGAAAGCGCGGTCGTGGGCGTCCCAGAAAAGCGGCATAA